A DNA window from Halorubrum sp. DM2 contains the following coding sequences:
- a CDS encoding winged helix-turn-helix domain-containing protein produces MEKALWYLFVASRGGANRVRIVRELRDRPRNANELAEELDVDYNTITHHLEMLKDHDVVEPSDHDYGKLYFLTDRFERHTETFEEITSEVDAE; encoded by the coding sequence ATGGAGAAGGCCCTGTGGTACCTGTTCGTCGCGAGTCGCGGGGGGGCCAACAGGGTCCGAATCGTCCGGGAACTTCGCGACCGCCCCCGGAACGCGAACGAACTCGCGGAGGAACTGGATGTCGACTATAACACGATCACGCACCACCTCGAGATGTTGAAAGACCACGACGTCGTCGAACCGAGCGACCACGACTACGGGAAGCTGTACTTCCTGACCGACCGCTTCGAGCGTCACACGGAGACGTTCGAAGAGATCACGTCGGAGGTGGACGCCGAATGA
- a CDS encoding molybdopterin-dependent oxidoreductase, which produces MISVTEHRDAFLAAAAGAAAVAGSYLVTGWTPSFVVRPIDQTIVNQTPGPVVTTAIETLGDAGHLIHIAMAVAVAVGLFGAVAFAGLRVAARADRRAVGVAAAGVGSWLLAAGLTGVSAGALGAALPAAAVVGLGWVSPRSDGTEDDFTEADDLTGGVDAVRRRTLGVLAGTLGFVGATVVGRRSVARSDEPLPDAPRSEGAAARLQELETASLSVESDDLHGMVSPIGEFYNVDIAEFDPEVTAAEWSLTFTGETGSDRTVDFDELIDRPVEHRAITLRCVGEDLNGPKLDNAVWTGTPIRPLLESVDPQGDCNCAMLRGEDGYYVQFPVDVLADGFLAWGMNGKELPSGHGHPVRVLIPGHWGETNVKWLSEIELLNVEDDGYWEERGWEGTGEVKTVAKLWDEGITELSDGRIELAGHAYAGTRGIDRVEVSTDGGDTWTDADLSEALPDADVWRQWRHTFDPDGSREVVVRAVDGEGTLQTGESTGSVPSGAAGWVRRTVG; this is translated from the coding sequence ATGATCAGCGTTACCGAGCATCGAGACGCGTTCCTCGCGGCGGCGGCCGGCGCGGCCGCGGTCGCCGGCTCGTACCTCGTCACGGGGTGGACGCCGTCGTTCGTCGTTCGTCCGATCGACCAGACCATCGTCAACCAGACGCCCGGACCGGTCGTGACGACCGCGATCGAGACCCTCGGCGACGCCGGACACCTGATCCACATCGCCATGGCGGTCGCAGTCGCGGTCGGGCTGTTCGGCGCGGTCGCGTTCGCGGGCCTCCGGGTCGCCGCGCGCGCCGATCGACGCGCCGTCGGCGTCGCCGCCGCCGGCGTCGGGTCGTGGCTGCTCGCCGCGGGGCTGACGGGGGTCTCGGCCGGCGCGTTGGGCGCGGCGCTCCCCGCGGCGGCCGTCGTCGGGCTCGGATGGGTCTCGCCGCGGAGCGACGGGACAGAGGACGACTTCACGGAGGCGGACGACCTGACCGGCGGCGTCGACGCGGTCCGCCGCCGGACGCTCGGCGTCCTCGCCGGGACGCTGGGGTTCGTCGGCGCGACGGTGGTCGGTCGGCGGTCGGTCGCGCGGAGCGACGAGCCGCTTCCCGACGCCCCGCGGTCCGAGGGCGCTGCCGCGCGACTACAGGAGCTGGAGACGGCGTCGCTGTCGGTCGAGAGCGACGACCTCCACGGGATGGTGAGTCCGATCGGGGAGTTCTACAACGTCGACATCGCGGAGTTCGACCCGGAGGTCACCGCGGCGGAGTGGTCGCTGACGTTCACCGGGGAGACGGGGTCCGATCGGACGGTCGACTTCGACGAGCTGATCGATCGCCCCGTCGAACACCGGGCGATAACGCTCCGCTGCGTCGGGGAGGACCTGAACGGGCCGAAGCTGGACAACGCCGTCTGGACCGGGACCCCGATTCGACCGCTGCTGGAGTCCGTCGACCCGCAGGGGGACTGTAACTGCGCAATGTTGCGCGGCGAGGACGGGTACTACGTCCAGTTCCCGGTCGACGTGCTCGCCGACGGGTTCCTCGCGTGGGGAATGAACGGGAAGGAACTACCGTCCGGCCACGGCCATCCGGTCCGGGTACTGATCCCGGGCCACTGGGGCGAGACGAACGTGAAGTGGCTCTCGGAGATCGAGCTGCTGAACGTCGAGGACGACGGCTACTGGGAGGAGCGCGGCTGGGAGGGGACCGGCGAGGTGAAGACGGTCGCCAAGCTCTGGGACGAGGGGATCACGGAGCTGAGCGACGGGCGGATCGAACTCGCCGGCCACGCCTACGCCGGGACCCGCGGGATCGACCGCGTCGAGGTGTCGACCGACGGCGGCGACACGTGGACCGACGCCGACCTCTCCGAGGCGCTCCCCGACGCCGACGTGTGGCGGCAGTGGCGGCACACCTTCGACCCGGACGGCAGCCGCGAGGTCGTCGTCCGCGCGGTCGACGGCGAGGGGACCCTCCAGACCGGAGAGTCCACGGGGTCGGTCCCGAGCGGCGCGGCGGGGTGGGTGCGCCGGACGGTCGGCTGA